The Dickeya poaceiphila DNA window CATCAATAATGCCTATCAGGTGCTGAAGCATCCGCTGAAACGTGCAGAGTATATGCTATCTTTGCACGGCTTCGATTTGAGCAGCGAACAGCATACGCTCCGTGATACCGCATTCCTGATGGAGCAGATGGAACTGCGTGAGGAACTGGATGAAATTGAACGTCATCCGGATGCGGAAACCGTGCTGGAGGCATTTGCGCAGCGCCTGCAGGAGATGATCCGCCAGCGTAGCGAGCAGATGCAGCGCGAGCTGGATGCGGAATCCTGGTCAGAAGCAGCGGATACGGTACGTAAACTACGTTTTTTGGATCGGATCCGGCAGCAGGCTGAACAACTCGAAGAACAATTGCTGGAACGATAAGTAAAATTCAATCTGGCGGGACCGTTGTGGCCGTGTGGCTGACTGCATCGGTTCTGCCTGCCAATTGATGGAATCTCAATATGGCCTTATTACAAATCAGTGAGCCAGGGCTGAGTGCGGAACCGCATCAGCGCCGTCTGGCTGTCGGGATTGATCTGGGAACGACTCATTCTCTGGTCGCCACTGTTCGCAGTGGTGAGACACAGACATTGCCCGACCACAACGGGCGTCACTTGTTGCCGTCAGTTGTTCATTACACAGCAGATGGGTATACCGTTGGTTGGGAGGCTCGCCAGCAGGCAACTGCCGATCCGGTCAATACGGTCAGCTCCGTCAAGCGATTGATGGGGCGTTCGCTTTCCGATATTCGTCAACGGTATCCCCATTTACCTTATCGGCTGGAAGCCAGTGAGAACGGGCTGCCGGTATTGCAGACCTCCAGTGGTCCGCGT harbors:
- the hscB gene encoding co-chaperone HscB, translating into MDYFALFGLPIRYNVDGSLLASRFQELQRQFHPDRFAASSERERVMALQQAATINNAYQVLKHPLKRAEYMLSLHGFDLSSEQHTLRDTAFLMEQMELREELDEIERHPDAETVLEAFAQRLQEMIRQRSEQMQRELDAESWSEAADTVRKLRFLDRIRQQAEQLEEQLLER